The window TGAGGACTACGGCGGCCCTGAAGATCTAAGCGCCCTCGAAGAAATTCGTGATGAACTGGTGCAGGAAGGTTATTTGGAGGATCCGGGCTATCGCCGGGCCTTGCCTGACCCCGGTGAAGGGTTCCGCAAATTCACCACCCCCAGCGGCTATGAAGTCTGGATTGGCCGCAACAATGCCCAGAACGATCGACTCTCCTTTCGGTTGGCCACGGCCTATGACTTGTGGTTCCATGCCCAGGAAATTCCCGGCAGCCATGTGCTGTTGCGGATGCCAGCGGGATCCCAGCCCGATCGCGCCGATTTGCAATTCACCGCCGATCTGGCCGCTCGCTACAGCCGGGCCCGGCAAGCAGAACAGGTTCCCGTGATTTACACGGAACCCCGGCATCTGTACAAACCCAAAGGCGCTAAACCGGGGCTAGTGATTTACAAGCATGAGCGGGTGATTTGGGGACAACCACAGCGACCGCTGGCGGGCTAAGGATCTGGGCGGACTGAAGGGCGATCGCTCGGAATGCTTGCTCGTTTTGCGGAAGACCCTGCCCAACCCCAGGGGCCAGACGGGGCGATCGTCCCCTGCTTCTGTTGGTTGCCTGCTGTCCAAGCAATCATCAATTTATGAATCTCTTGACCAATTACTGCGCACTATCGGCTTGGAGCCGGCGGGGCCGCCACTTTGCTCTCCCGATCGTTCTGTTTTGGAGCCTGTGGAGTTCCGGGCCGGCCCAGGCGATCGGGATGCGAAGCGCGATCGCCCCGCGCCACCCCAGGGTCACCGCCTTTCCCCGCGCTCCCGTGACTGATCGGCTGGGCCCCTTGAGCCAATCGCCTAACGAACTCCCCTTCATTGGCCGGCGCTCCTTCAACTTTTTGGGAGGCAGCGGCACGGGGCAATCAATCACGATCGAGCCAGATGGCACCACCACCGTTGAGCGCCACGGCACGGCCAACAGCGCCATTGAGTATCGCGGCCGCTTTTCCAATCCCCTTTGGCTGAATGATCAACAGGGTCTTCTGATTGAAGGATCCCAAATCTATCAAGTTGGCCCCGATGGCCAGCGGCCCCAGAATTGCGATCGGGGGGCGGCTCCCTGTCGTGCAGAACTGTGGGAACTCACCTCGGAAACCCCCGACCCAGCCGATTGGCCAGCCCCTCTGCCAGGGGAGCCTTTGGAGGATGTGGAAGATGAGCGATTCAGTCGCCAACCCTTTAATCGATCGCACTTTCAACAGGTGCAAGCGCTGAATCGGGCCTGTGGGTTTTATGACGTGACTTCCCCCTGCTCGGTGCGGATCTATCCCTTTAACAATCTGTCTCTGATAGCGCGGCGTGACGGCACGGAATCCGTGGGCTACAGCCTGTCGTTTTATCGGCCCATTTCCCAAGCGGCCGCCTTAGCCTACGTGAAAATTCTGAACGATCATCAATCTTTCCGCCCGATCGAAACCCAGCGCCTGGCCGATCGCCTGGTGTACTATGGCTGTCCCTACGATGCAGGAGCCGAGCAACCAGCCCCCCTTTGTTCGGTGGAACTGTTCTATGCAACCCCTTCGGGGTCTGATCGCTCGATCGAGCGGTCGCCCAGCGGGGAACCCCTGATCAGCGGGCTGCGTTTTATCCAAAGCAGTCCCTAAGCAGTCCCTATGTCGGGGGATGAGTTTGGGTTGATCAGTTTCAATCCCCTGTTTTGAATCAACCGTTGATGAACTCCGGAACTGGCATTTCTTGGCGGGCGGCGTTTCCAGACCACCGCCCAACCGCAAGTGCTTACAATGTTAAGTCTGGTGGGGGCTGGAGCCAGATTCCAGAATGGGCGGTGTATGCTGCCTTTATCCGCAAAATCGTTAGCTAACTTGGTGCAGTGTTGAAATCAGTTTTGGTGGCCCTGGATCGATCGGCATTATCCGAGTCAGAAATTGCCATGCTGCGATCGCTCAATTTGAACGATCAGTGCAAAGTAATTTTGGTGCATGTGATTCCGCCCACCAGCACCGATCTAGATCAGCCGCTCGATCGCCCCCAAGGCACTGCACCGGATTTGTATCGCGAGATTGAAACCCAACTGGCGGCCTACCAAAAGCGCCTACCCTGCCCCAGCACCATTGAAATCATCAGTGGCGAACCCGCTGCGGAAATTGTTCGCTTGGCCAATATCCATCGCACCGATTTAATCATCATTGGCAGCCGGGGCCTCAGCGGCATCGATCGCATTCTGCAAGGTTCCGTCAGCAGCGACGTGCTGGAACAAGCGCCCTGTTCGGTGTTGGTGGTGAAGGCCAAAACTGCCGCTTGATTTGTGCCCGATCGTCCTGAAACTGTCCAGCCTGATCGCCCCTTTTGCGTTGTGCTTGTGTTGGGGGTTGCCGGTTTTGGGTATTGCCCGTTTTTAGTTTTCCATCGCCTATCCTCGTTTTTGCCCGCATGTCTGCGTTTCTTGCCCAACTGAACCCCGCCCAGCGCCGCGCCGTTGAACATTACCAGGGGCCCCTATTGGTGGTGGCGGGGGCTGGGTCGGGCAAAACCCGCGCCCTCACCTTCCGCATTGCTCACCTGATTCAACACCACCGCGTGGATCCGGATCAGATTTTGGCCGTGACCTTCACCAACAAGGCCGCGCGGGAAATGAAGGAGCGGATTGAAACCCTCTTTGCTCAACAGGAGGCACGATCGCGCTTTGGCAAACCCTTTGACCTGCTGCGGCCCGAGGAACAAACGCGCCTGAAATCCCAGGTCTATAAAGACACCATCAAGCACCTATGGATCGGGACTTTTCACGCCCTCTGTGCTCGAATTCTGCGGTTTGATCTGGAAAAATTTCAGCATCCTAAAGGCTATCGTTGGACAAAAAATTTCACGATTTTTGATGAATCCGATGTCCAAAGCCTGATTAAGCAGATTGTGACGAAAGACCTGAATCTCGACGATAAAAAATTCCAGCCGAGACAGGTGCGTTTTGCCATTAGCAATGCCAAAAATCAGGGACTGTCGCCGGAAGAGGTGGAGCGCAATGATCCCACTTTTCGCGGTCGCACAATCGCCACGGTTTATGATCGCTACCAAGCGGCTTTGGCGGCGAACAATGCTTTAGATTTTGATGATTTGATTGGGTTGCCCGTACAACTTTTTCAGCAAAATGAATCGGTTTTGGGTTACTGGCACAGCCGATTCCGCCACATTCTTGTGGATGAATATCAGGATACCAACCGCACCCAATACGACTTGATTCGGCTGTTGGTGACCAATGGGGAATCTTCCGAAAGCTTTGACCATTGGAACCATCGATCGATCTTTGTGGTGGGCGATGCGGATCAGTCCATTTATTCGTTTCGGGCGGCGGACTTCACGATTCTGCTAGATTTTCAGGATGATTTTGGCGATCGACTGCCCGATGACGACACGCGGACAATGGTGAAGCTGGAGGAAAACTATCGATCGCGCGAAAACATCTTGCAGGTGGCCAACGAACTCATTGAACGCAACACAGAACGCATTGATAAAGTATTGCGGCCCACGCGCGGGGCCGGCGACCCGATCGCGGTCTATGAATCCGACCACGAAATGGATGAAGCGGAATATGTGGTTCAGAAAATTCGCAAGCTGGAGCAACAAAATCCCGAATTAAATTGGGGCAGCTTTGCCATTTTGTATCGCACTAATGCCCAATCTCGTCCCTTTGAAGATGTGCTGCTGCGGTTGGGAATTCCTTACACCATGGTGGGAGGATTACGGTTCTATGACCGCAAGGAAATTAAGGACACGTTGGCCTATTTGCGCCTGCTCACCAATCCCAACGATAGTATTAGCCTGAAGCGGGTGATTAATGTGCCCAAGCGTGGGGTGGGCAAGACAACGCTCGATCGCCTAGAGAATGCGGCCGATCAGTTGGGCGTGCCGCTCTGGGAAATTTTGAGCGATGAAACTTCGGTGAAAACCCTGGCCGGACGCACGGCTAAGCCCTTGTTGGAGTTTGTGCAAATGATTCAGACTTGGCAAGCCCAGGTGGATCAACAACCCGCCGCCACAATTTTGGATGGCATTCTTCAGGGATCGGGCTATGTGCGGGAACTGCAAGCGGAGGGCACGGACGAAGCGAGCGATCGCCTGGCGAATTTGGCGGAATTGGCCAACGCCATGACCCAGTATGCGGAAGACACCAGCGACGGCTCCTTGACGAACTTTCTGGAAAATGCGGCGCTAGCTTCGGATTTGGATGACTTGAAGGAGGGCAAAAACGCCGTTTCTCTGATGACGCTCCATGCGGCCAAGGGGCTAGAATTCCCGGTGGTGTTTTTGGTGGGGCTGGAACAGGGGCTGTTTCCCAACTTCCGTTCCATGGACGATCCCCGATCGCTCGAAGAAGAACGCCGCCTTTGCTATGTGGGCATTACCCGCGCCCAGGAGCAATTGTTCTTAACCCATGCCCAGGAGCGGCGGCTGTGGGGAGGAATGCGCGAGCCTTCGGTTCCCTCGGTGTTTTTGGGCGAGCTGCCACCGGAGCACCTAATTACTGAGGGGCGGAGCAACCGCCGATCGGGGCCGGCGGCCTTGGGATCAGCAACGGGATCGGCCAATCGGCGATCGGCCGCGGCCCGCCCCACCCCCAAACCCAATCCGCGCCCGACCAAAACCACGCCGCCCCAAGCTTGGGAAGTGGGCGATCGGGTGATTCACGACACCTTTGGCGAAGGGAAGGTGATGCATGTGTTTGAAACCGGGCGCAAAGTCACCATTTCGGTGCGGTTTCCCGGCTTGGGTCAAAAAATCTTTGATCCCAACCTGGCTCCCCTCCAGCGCTTGGATTAGGCCACTGCCCGATCGCGAGGGTCGAAGTTTTTCTGATGCGATCGACCCAGGGAGGGATCCCCGAAAAATGGCGAAAACCGGTTGATTAACCCTTCAGAAAACTCGCTGGCAACCCCGCAAGCGCCCGATCGCCCATTGGGCCGTGCGCGATCGCCCAAATCGGCTAAGATGGCATCAACTAAACGTAACGTCGCTCTAACTTAAGGACAATACTGGGTGATTGACTTCGGACGAGTCATGACCGCGATGATCGTGCCGTTTGCCCAAGATGGCAGCGTTAACTACACGATCGTCGAGCAACTGACGCGCAATCTCGTGGCGCACGGAACCGACACGCTGGTGGTGTGCGGCACGACCGGTGAATCGCCAACCTTAACCTGGGACGAAGAATACGAACTGTTTCGCGTCGTTAAGCAAGCGGCGGGCCGTGCCAAGGTGATGGCCGGCACGGGATCCAACTCAACCCGCGAGGCGATCGCCGCCACCGAAAAGGCCGCTAAGCTCGGTCTGGATGGTTCGTTGCAAGTGGTTCCCTACTACAACAAACCGCCCCAAGAGGGACTCGCCGCCCATTTCCGGGCGATCGCCGCCGCCGTGCCCGAGTTCCCCCTCATGCTGTACAACATTCCGGGACGCACGGGCCAAAACCTGCTGCCGGAAACGGTGGCCCAACTGGCGGAATTGCCAAATATTGTGGCGATCAAAGAAGCCAGCGGTAACCTTGACCAGGTGAGCGCCGTCCGCCGTCTGACTCCGCCCACCTTCAAGATCTATTCTGGAGACGATTCCCTGACCTTGCCGATGTTGGCGGTGGGGGCTTCGGGGGTGGTCAGCGTGGCCAGCCATCTCGTGGGCGATCGAATTCAAAGCATGATTCGCGCCTTTGAAGCAGGTCAGGTCAACGACGCATTGACAGAACATTTGGCTTTGTTACCCTTGTTTAAAGCCTTGTTCTTGACCACGAATCCAATTCCCGTCAAAGCAGCGCTAGAACTGTTAGGCTGGGAAGTGGGGGAACCGCGCCTGCCGTTGATCCCTTGCCCGGATCCTGTTCGCCAAGCCTTGAAACAGGCAATGGCGGAGTTAGACCTGCTGCCACAGTGAACTAACAACAGTTGCTGACAACCAACGGGCGAGTGATCAGTGATTACTGGGTCACTGATGGGCAATTAGCGGGCGATGAACCCAGTGCGCGATCGACCCTTTCCCGATCGCCCCAAGCCAACAGGCGAAGGACAACCCTAGGGCGATGACGGCACAAGCTATTGGGTCAAAGATTGAGCAAAATACTAGGTAGAAAGTACTGAGTAGAGTGTTAATCAACGACTTTCAACTTGGCTCAAAATCAGCAACACCAATCCGAAAAATTGCAAATTGGTTGCTTTGATGAATTTTTGAGTTAGTTTCAGATTGCTGATAGTTGAGTCACGGACTTTTGGACAAAATAAACTGCCCGATCGCTCAAACCATTCACTCACCATCATCCCGATCGAGTGGCATAGGATTAAATCATCCAAATTAAGTTATCCAAATTCCAGAACTTGGATTAGACTGAGAGCAAATTGGCACTGCCCAGCCCTGCAACACTTGAAGGCAGCTTAAAATTAAAGAACTAGATTCCGGATTAACTAAAAGTTCTGACTAAAAATTTTGAATCAGCCGCTTGCTTAAGCAATGCAGTTCAGCAATGTAGTTCAGCCGGTTCATGAAACAGTTTCATTAAAAAAATCCCCTAAGCGGCTCAACTAAAATCTCGCTCAAAACCAATTGAAAAACCCAATTAACCCATTAAACAAGCCCATTGCCGTTAACCATGTTAAAAAACGCCCGATCGCTCAACATGACTCAATCATCGCTTTTTCGACAACCTGTGAAATCCGCAAAATTTTCAACGGCTCATCGCGAGCAGGGAGCTGCAAGCTAATCATGAATCCGGAATATCCAACAGTGGCTTGTTTAATAAAAATGGGAGTCCCCGCATTTGATTGCTCTTAGGCCGGTTGAGGGGTTCGATTTTTTGAACAATCTTTTGAACGCTCTAAATCATCCTCATTTGGAATCCCCACTTGGAATCCCCATTTGGAATCCTAATTTTGAGAGCAACCATTGTGTTGAATTTAGATTGATTGGCGGTGGTGAATTGGATCGATCGAACGGATCCACCGACTGATCTTGAAGCAAGTTTTTTTCCCAGATGGTTACTCCTTGATGCAATCCATGAGTTTGGTGAATGTGTTGAGCCTAGAAAATTCGGCACAGCATTCCACAGAATTTTGCCCAGCAGATTTGCCCCGCAGAATTTTGTACGGCAGGATTTTGCGCCGCTTTTCAGAAAGCGTTTTCTTGAAGAATTTTTGAAAAACCTTCAAGAAGGTTCTGCCAGCTTCGGGCCCCAATCCCGACCCAAGTTTCCCGCAGCAGCAACCCACCGCCGATCGCGTGATTCGGCTGGGGACGACGGGTTGATTGAGACAACCAGCTCAATCGTTTAACAGGCTGAGTACCGCCCATCACTAACCATCACGAATCAGGTTTGCTCCTTTCCCGACGAGAGGACATGACGGTACTCCCCAATTCGTTGCTAACAGTCTGGTGACCGATTCCAACGCCAAGTAGTGCAATTTTTGAGTGAAATTTCTGGAGGCAAATGACTCAAGTCAGAAAGCGAATTCGTCAGCAAGCAGATTCCGAATCTTCCGTGGCTAACGGTGGCGAGCTGGCCAGCGAGTTGGCCCGTGGAGTGAATCCCGAAGTTTCCGCAACCCCGATCGCCCCTGGAAGTAAAAACGTGGCAGCAAAAGACGTGAAAGATAGCTCCCGTGACGATGTTCGGCGCTCTGCCCCTAGCGTAATTCGCAAGCGGAATTCCAACTCCCAAACCACCCCCAAGAAATTGTTGCAAGCAGATCATGCTGCGACCTTGGATCAATCGTTTGCTCAATCAACCGATCGCACCTTTTCCCCCTCTATCCCTATGAGTCAAAACCTCGTGACTGCTTCCCCCAGAACTAACTTTTCGGCTGCGCAACCTTCAACCCAATTCATCAGTAACGGTAAGCCCGGAACGCTGAAAATTATTCCCCTGGGTGGCTTGCACGAAATTGGTAAGAACACCTGCATCTTCGAGTATGAAGATGAAATCATGATGCTGGATGCGGGGCTGGCGTTCCCCACCGATGGAATGCACGGCATTCAAATTGTGCTGCCGGATATGACTTATCTGCGGGACAATCGCGAAAAAATTAAGGGCATGATTGTCACCCACGGTCACGAAGACCACATTGGCGGCATTGCTTTTCACCTGAAGCAAGTGGATATTCCGGTGATCTATGGGCCGCGGCTGGCGATGGCGCTGCTGTCGGACAAGTTGGAAGAGGCCGGCGTGAGCGATCGCACGGAAATTCGCACCGTGGGCCCGCGCGAATTTGTGCGGGTGGGAACCAAGTTTCTGGTGGAGTTTATCCGCAATACCCACTCGATGGCCGATAGCTTTTCGGTGGCGATTCACACGCCGTTGGGTGTGGTGATTCATACGGGTGATTTCAAG is drawn from Limnothrix sp. FACHB-406 and contains these coding sequences:
- the pcrA gene encoding DNA helicase PcrA; translated protein: MSAFLAQLNPAQRRAVEHYQGPLLVVAGAGSGKTRALTFRIAHLIQHHRVDPDQILAVTFTNKAAREMKERIETLFAQQEARSRFGKPFDLLRPEEQTRLKSQVYKDTIKHLWIGTFHALCARILRFDLEKFQHPKGYRWTKNFTIFDESDVQSLIKQIVTKDLNLDDKKFQPRQVRFAISNAKNQGLSPEEVERNDPTFRGRTIATVYDRYQAALAANNALDFDDLIGLPVQLFQQNESVLGYWHSRFRHILVDEYQDTNRTQYDLIRLLVTNGESSESFDHWNHRSIFVVGDADQSIYSFRAADFTILLDFQDDFGDRLPDDDTRTMVKLEENYRSRENILQVANELIERNTERIDKVLRPTRGAGDPIAVYESDHEMDEAEYVVQKIRKLEQQNPELNWGSFAILYRTNAQSRPFEDVLLRLGIPYTMVGGLRFYDRKEIKDTLAYLRLLTNPNDSISLKRVINVPKRGVGKTTLDRLENAADQLGVPLWEILSDETSVKTLAGRTAKPLLEFVQMIQTWQAQVDQQPAATILDGILQGSGYVRELQAEGTDEASDRLANLAELANAMTQYAEDTSDGSLTNFLENAALASDLDDLKEGKNAVSLMTLHAAKGLEFPVVFLVGLEQGLFPNFRSMDDPRSLEEERRLCYVGITRAQEQLFLTHAQERRLWGGMREPSVPSVFLGELPPEHLITEGRSNRRSGPAALGSATGSANRRSAAARPTPKPNPRPTKTTPPQAWEVGDRVIHDTFGEGKVMHVFETGRKVTISVRFPGLGQKIFDPNLAPLQRLD
- the dapA gene encoding 4-hydroxy-tetrahydrodipicolinate synthase; translation: MIDFGRVMTAMIVPFAQDGSVNYTIVEQLTRNLVAHGTDTLVVCGTTGESPTLTWDEEYELFRVVKQAAGRAKVMAGTGSNSTREAIAATEKAAKLGLDGSLQVVPYYNKPPQEGLAAHFRAIAAAVPEFPLMLYNIPGRTGQNLLPETVAQLAELPNIVAIKEASGNLDQVSAVRRLTPPTFKIYSGDDSLTLPMLAVGASGVVSVASHLVGDRIQSMIRAFEAGQVNDALTEHLALLPLFKALFLTTNPIPVKAALELLGWEVGEPRLPLIPCPDPVRQALKQAMAELDLLPQ
- a CDS encoding universal stress protein gives rise to the protein MLKSVLVALDRSALSESEIAMLRSLNLNDQCKVILVHVIPPTSTDLDQPLDRPQGTAPDLYREIETQLAAYQKRLPCPSTIEIISGEPAAEIVRLANIHRTDLIIIGSRGLSGIDRILQGSVSSDVLEQAPCSVLVVKAKTAA